In Prescottella soli, a genomic segment contains:
- a CDS encoding alkaline phosphatase D family protein has protein sequence MPFPPRNVSRRTFLAGLSVIGGAAVLPAAAHATPVLRQAPDAGPGLIRNPDFGNGVMAGVPRTDGATLWTRVGAAGGIGSLAGSLGGNAVGGELALIVSTREDLTAPVLAERVPVREDADGTVHFDATGLAPGETYYYQFRGDGGESPVGRFRTLRPADSNEPVRIGWFTCQGFEEGYYAAHRHLAEEDLDFVVCLGDYVYEFTMPGVRGIEVNPFPQALDSMREKYRRYRADADLRLMHSRHAFLPIWDDHEFRNNYSKDGWTFPVISPIDGAIGFQQKKQWAWQAWFEHMPVPRFGDDPLRTYRSLRVGRTVELFAPDTRQYRDRQACGDSLDHILCAEADVPGRTMLGEPQKRWLLDGMTRSDATWKVVANANMMMGMTVADDGTRAYLDTWDGYGAERTEILSTAAQSVENMLLVTGDDHDGWAGELWDTGFAPGTSSGEQVNAPGTRRAGVEFVVPSVTSTNTGDGGYSIGSSDGGDPVDAARAEEASRRAHNPHVKHVDMVSHGYGLLDVDAGEARFRFRAVDKLDPNSDVTTSKSFRVPAGQAVIEPA, from the coding sequence ATGCCCTTCCCGCCCAGAAACGTCTCCCGTCGCACCTTTCTCGCCGGCCTGTCGGTGATCGGCGGCGCTGCCGTGCTCCCCGCCGCGGCCCACGCGACGCCGGTCCTGCGTCAGGCCCCGGACGCCGGTCCGGGGCTGATCCGGAACCCGGATTTCGGGAACGGCGTCATGGCCGGTGTGCCGCGCACCGACGGCGCGACGTTGTGGACGCGGGTCGGCGCGGCAGGCGGAATCGGCAGTCTCGCGGGCAGTCTCGGCGGAAACGCTGTGGGTGGGGAACTCGCGCTGATCGTCTCGACCCGAGAGGACCTGACCGCACCGGTTCTGGCCGAGCGGGTGCCGGTGCGCGAGGATGCCGACGGCACAGTACATTTCGATGCGACGGGGCTGGCGCCCGGCGAGACCTACTACTACCAGTTCCGCGGCGACGGGGGAGAGTCGCCGGTCGGCCGCTTCCGCACGCTGCGCCCGGCCGACTCCAACGAACCGGTCCGCATCGGCTGGTTCACCTGTCAGGGGTTCGAGGAGGGCTACTACGCGGCCCACCGCCACCTCGCCGAGGAGGATCTGGACTTCGTCGTCTGCCTCGGCGACTACGTGTACGAGTTCACGATGCCCGGCGTCCGGGGCATCGAGGTCAATCCCTTCCCGCAGGCACTCGACAGCATGCGCGAGAAGTACCGCAGGTACCGGGCGGACGCCGACCTACGGCTGATGCACAGCCGACACGCGTTCCTGCCGATCTGGGACGACCACGAGTTCCGCAACAACTACAGCAAGGACGGGTGGACGTTCCCCGTGATCTCACCGATCGACGGCGCGATCGGGTTCCAGCAGAAGAAGCAGTGGGCGTGGCAGGCGTGGTTCGAGCACATGCCGGTGCCCCGGTTCGGCGACGACCCGCTGCGCACCTACCGGTCGCTGAGGGTGGGGCGGACTGTCGAGTTGTTCGCGCCGGACACCCGGCAGTACCGCGACCGGCAGGCCTGCGGCGACTCGCTCGATCACATCCTATGCGCGGAGGCCGACGTGCCGGGCCGCACGATGCTCGGTGAGCCGCAGAAGCGGTGGCTGCTCGACGGCATGACCAGGTCGGACGCGACGTGGAAGGTGGTCGCGAACGCGAACATGATGATGGGCATGACGGTGGCGGACGACGGCACCCGGGCCTACCTGGACACCTGGGACGGCTACGGCGCCGAGCGGACCGAGATCCTGTCCACCGCGGCCCAGTCGGTCGAGAACATGCTCCTGGTCACCGGCGACGATCACGACGGCTGGGCGGGCGAGTTGTGGGACACCGGATTCGCGCCGGGCACCTCGAGCGGTGAGCAGGTGAACGCGCCCGGCACCCGGCGGGCGGGCGTCGAGTTCGTGGTCCCGTCGGTCACGTCCACCAACACCGGGGACGGTGGGTACTCGATCGGCAGCAGCGACGGCGGCGACCCGGTCGATGCCGCGCGCGCAGAGGAGGCCAGTCGTCGCGCTCACAACCCGCACGTCAAGCATGTCGACATGGTCAGCCACGGCTACGGTCTGCTCGACGTCGACGCGGGCGAAGCGCGCTTCCGTTTCCGTGCGGTCGACAAGCTGGACCCGAATTCCGATGTGACGACGTCGAAGTCGTTCCGTGTCCCTGCAGGGCAGGCGGTGATCGAGCCCGCCTGA
- the rlmN gene encoding 23S rRNA (adenine(2503)-C(2))-methyltransferase RlmN: MTVSLPLVFNAPRRGMPPRHLADLDADERKEAVKELGLPGFRADQLARQYYGRLEADPDKMTDLPAAMREQVGAALFPQLLSVVKHVACDAGQTRKTLWKANDGTLLESVLMRYPDRATLCISSQAGCGMACPFCATGQGGLNRNLSTAEIVDQVRAAAAALRDGEIDGGPGRLSNIVFMGMGEPLANYKRVVAAVRRITSPAPDGLGISQRAVTVSTVGLAPAIRKLADEEMSVRLAVSLHTPDDELRDTLVPVNNRWPVAEVLDAARYYADKSGRRVSIEYALIRDVNDQPWRADMLGKKLHKALGPLVHVNLIPLNPTPGSKWDASPKPVEREFVRRVQEQGVSCTVRDTRGQEIAAACGQLAAEGS; this comes from the coding sequence ATGACTGTCTCCCTTCCTCTCGTCTTCAACGCGCCGCGCCGCGGTATGCCGCCGCGCCACCTCGCCGACCTCGACGCCGACGAGCGCAAGGAGGCGGTCAAGGAGCTCGGTCTGCCGGGATTTCGTGCCGACCAGTTGGCGCGGCAGTACTACGGGCGGCTCGAGGCCGATCCGGACAAGATGACCGACCTGCCCGCCGCGATGCGCGAGCAGGTGGGGGCGGCGCTGTTCCCGCAGCTGCTGTCCGTCGTCAAGCACGTCGCCTGCGATGCCGGTCAGACCCGCAAGACGCTGTGGAAGGCGAACGACGGCACGCTGCTCGAGAGCGTCCTCATGCGCTACCCGGACCGCGCGACGTTGTGCATCTCGAGCCAGGCCGGCTGCGGCATGGCCTGCCCGTTCTGCGCGACCGGCCAGGGCGGACTCAACCGCAACCTGTCGACCGCCGAGATCGTCGACCAGGTGCGTGCCGCGGCGGCCGCCCTGCGTGACGGTGAGATCGACGGTGGCCCGGGACGCCTGTCGAACATCGTGTTCATGGGCATGGGCGAGCCGCTCGCGAACTACAAGCGCGTCGTCGCGGCGGTGCGACGGATCACGTCGCCGGCGCCGGACGGGCTCGGCATCTCGCAGCGCGCCGTGACGGTGTCGACCGTCGGTCTCGCGCCCGCGATCCGCAAGCTCGCCGACGAGGAGATGTCGGTGCGCCTGGCGGTGTCGCTGCACACCCCCGACGACGAACTCCGCGACACCCTGGTCCCCGTCAACAACAGGTGGCCGGTGGCCGAGGTCCTCGACGCCGCGCGCTACTACGCCGACAAGTCGGGCCGACGCGTGTCGATCGAGTACGCCCTGATCCGCGATGTGAACGACCAGCCGTGGCGCGCCGACATGCTCGGCAAGAAGCTGCACAAGGCGCTCGGTCCGCTGGTACACGTCAACCTGATTCCGCTGAACCCGACGCCGGGCAGTAAGTGGGACGCGAGCCCCAAGCCGGTGGAGCGGGAGTTCGTCCGTCGCGTGCAGGAACAAGGCGTCTCGTGCACCGTCCGAGACACCCGCGGTCAGGAGATCGCCGCGGCGTGCGGGCAGTTGGCGGCCGAGGGTTCCTGA
- a CDS encoding DUF2631 domain-containing protein — translation MAGTQLDPTSYDPVVAAHVDTAEVPSAAWGWSGEAPRLFRFAGWFFAAFLLLMMIGNHSGKVEDLFLIGFAGAIVLILVRDIILRRKPR, via the coding sequence GTGGCCGGTACCCAGTTGGACCCCACTTCGTACGACCCCGTCGTCGCCGCGCACGTCGACACCGCCGAGGTCCCCTCGGCCGCTTGGGGCTGGAGTGGCGAGGCTCCGCGACTGTTCCGTTTCGCCGGCTGGTTCTTCGCAGCCTTCCTGCTGCTGATGATGATCGGCAACCACAGCGGCAAGGTCGAGGACCTGTTCCTCATCGGCTTCGCCGGAGCAATCGTCCTGATCCTGGTTCGCGACATCATCCTGCGGCGCAAGCCCCGGTAG
- a CDS encoding M50 family metallopeptidase produces the protein MVFAFGVLLFALGIGASIALHEAGHMWTAKALGMKVRRYYIGFGPKIFSFRRGETEYGLKAIPAGGFCDIAGMTAVDELAPDEVDRAMYKQKAWKRIVVMSGGIAMNFVLGIVLVFVLAVGWGLPNTETRAVVAGTVCVAPSQGPAPNYELAECSGAGPAEAAGIREGDVITAVNGESTPTFTDLVRKTQPLTGTADFTVERDGQTLVIPVQVEQAQRYVNNPDSTESDPKPPVSQNVGAIGIQAPPRVVKYSALGAVPASFVYTGDIFVQTVHALTEMPGKVVDLWTAVTGGERALDTPISVVGASVIGGQVVEQGLWEVFISLLATLNFFLGIFNLLPLLPLDGGHIAVTIYEKIRNSIRRLRGLGAGGPVDYMKLMPITYVVVVIGGAYMLLTLTADIVNPIKLFP, from the coding sequence ATGGTCTTCGCGTTCGGTGTGCTGCTCTTCGCCCTCGGGATCGGCGCGTCCATCGCGCTGCACGAGGCCGGTCACATGTGGACCGCCAAGGCGCTCGGCATGAAGGTGCGCCGGTACTACATCGGTTTCGGGCCGAAGATCTTCTCGTTCCGTCGGGGTGAGACCGAGTACGGACTCAAGGCGATCCCGGCGGGCGGCTTCTGCGATATCGCCGGCATGACTGCCGTCGACGAACTCGCACCCGACGAGGTCGACCGTGCGATGTACAAGCAGAAGGCGTGGAAGCGCATCGTCGTGATGTCCGGCGGCATCGCGATGAACTTCGTGCTCGGGATCGTGCTGGTGTTCGTCCTCGCGGTCGGATGGGGGCTGCCGAACACCGAGACTCGCGCGGTCGTCGCGGGCACCGTGTGCGTGGCCCCGTCTCAGGGCCCCGCGCCCAACTACGAACTTGCCGAGTGCTCGGGCGCCGGCCCCGCGGAGGCGGCCGGAATCCGCGAGGGTGACGTGATCACCGCGGTGAACGGCGAGTCGACCCCGACCTTCACGGACCTGGTGCGCAAGACGCAGCCGCTGACCGGAACCGCGGACTTCACCGTCGAACGCGACGGGCAGACCCTCGTGATCCCGGTTCAGGTCGAGCAGGCACAGCGATACGTCAACAACCCCGACTCCACGGAGAGCGATCCCAAGCCCCCGGTATCACAGAACGTCGGTGCGATCGGTATCCAGGCGCCGCCGCGTGTCGTGAAGTACTCGGCGCTCGGGGCCGTGCCGGCGTCGTTCGTGTACACCGGCGACATCTTCGTGCAGACGGTGCACGCGCTCACCGAGATGCCGGGCAAGGTGGTGGATCTGTGGACCGCGGTGACCGGCGGCGAGCGCGCACTGGACACCCCGATCAGTGTGGTCGGCGCTTCGGTGATCGGTGGCCAGGTCGTCGAACAGGGACTGTGGGAGGTGTTCATCAGCCTTCTCGCCACGTTGAACTTCTTCCTCGGCATCTTCAACCTGCTGCCCCTGCTGCCCCTCGACGGCGGGCACATCGCGGTGACGATCTACGAGAAGATCCGCAACTCGATCCGGCGGCTGCGTGGGCTCGGCGCCGGCGGCCCGGTCGACTACATGAAGCTGATGCCGATCACGTACGTGGTCGTCGTCATCGGCGGCGCGTACATGCTCCTGACCCTGACGGCCGACATCGTGAACCCGATCAAGCTGTTCCCGTGA
- the frr gene encoding ribosome recycling factor: MIDEALFEAEEKMEKAITVAKDDLGSIRTGRANPGMFNRIVVEYYGSMTPITQLASINVPEARMVIIKPYEAAQLGPIENAIRNSDLGVNPSNDGSIIRISVPQLTEERRREFVKQAKGKGEDAKVSIRNVRRKTMDELSRIQKDGEAGEDEVSRAEKELDKTTARYVSQIDDLVKHKEAELMEV; the protein is encoded by the coding sequence GTGATTGATGAAGCTCTCTTCGAGGCCGAGGAGAAGATGGAAAAGGCCATCACGGTTGCGAAGGACGACCTCGGTTCCATTCGTACCGGTCGCGCCAACCCGGGCATGTTCAACCGGATCGTCGTCGAGTACTACGGCTCGATGACGCCCATCACGCAGCTGGCGAGCATCAACGTGCCCGAGGCTCGGATGGTCATCATCAAGCCGTACGAGGCGGCCCAGCTGGGTCCGATCGAGAACGCGATCCGTAACTCCGATCTGGGTGTCAATCCGAGCAACGATGGCAGCATCATCCGCATCTCGGTGCCACAGCTCACCGAGGAGCGCCGTCGCGAGTTCGTCAAGCAGGCCAAGGGCAAGGGCGAGGACGCCAAGGTCTCGATCCGCAACGTGCGCCGCAAGACGATGGACGAGCTCTCCCGTATCCAGAAGGACGGGGAGGCCGGTGAGGACGAGGTCTCGCGCGCCGAGAAGGAACTCGACAAGACCACCGCGCGCTACGTCAGCCAGATCGACGACCTGGTGAAGCACAAGGAAGCCGAATTGATGGAGGTTTAG
- the dxr gene encoding 1-deoxy-D-xylulose-5-phosphate reductoisomerase, whose translation MADTQPTRVLLLGSTGSIGTQALEVIAANPDKFEVVGLAAGGGNIDLLARQIRETGVTRVAVADPTAAARLDLPGVLSGPGAVTELVRGTEADVVLNALVGSLGLEPTLAALASGARLALANKESLVAGGPLVTAAAAPGQIVPVDSEHSALAQCLRGGRAEEVERLVLTASGGPFRGWTAAALEDVTPEQAGAHPTWSMGPMNTLNSASLVNKGLELIETHLLFGIDYDRIDVTVHPQSIVHSMVTFVDGSTLAQASPPDMKLPIALALGWPNRVPGAAAACDFSTASTWTFEPVDATVFPAVDLARQAGKAGGCMTAVYNAANEVAAEAFLGGALRFPEIVRTVERVLAAGGEWAAPPATVDDVLAADGWARARARELVKQEG comes from the coding sequence GTGGCTGACACCCAACCGACTCGCGTCCTGCTGCTGGGCAGCACCGGCTCCATCGGCACCCAGGCCCTCGAGGTCATCGCCGCCAACCCCGACAAGTTCGAGGTCGTCGGCCTCGCCGCCGGTGGCGGGAACATCGACCTGCTGGCGCGCCAGATCCGCGAGACCGGCGTGACCCGGGTGGCGGTCGCCGACCCCACCGCGGCCGCGCGGTTGGACCTGCCGGGTGTGCTGTCCGGCCCCGGTGCGGTCACCGAGCTGGTCCGCGGGACCGAGGCCGACGTCGTGCTCAACGCGCTGGTCGGCTCGCTCGGGCTCGAGCCGACACTCGCCGCGCTCGCATCGGGTGCCCGGCTCGCGCTGGCGAACAAGGAGTCCCTCGTCGCCGGCGGGCCGCTGGTGACGGCGGCCGCCGCGCCGGGGCAGATCGTGCCGGTCGACTCGGAGCATTCGGCGTTGGCGCAGTGCCTGCGGGGTGGGCGCGCCGAGGAGGTCGAGCGGCTGGTCCTCACCGCGTCGGGTGGTCCGTTCCGCGGATGGACCGCGGCAGCGCTCGAGGACGTCACGCCGGAGCAGGCGGGTGCCCACCCGACGTGGTCGATGGGGCCGATGAACACGCTCAACTCGGCGTCCCTGGTGAACAAGGGCCTCGAGCTGATCGAGACGCACCTGCTGTTCGGGATCGACTACGACCGCATCGACGTCACCGTGCACCCGCAGTCGATCGTGCATTCGATGGTGACGTTCGTCGACGGCTCGACGCTCGCGCAGGCCAGCCCGCCGGACATGAAGCTGCCCATCGCGCTCGCTCTCGGGTGGCCCAACCGGGTCCCGGGCGCAGCGGCCGCGTGTGACTTCTCGACGGCGTCGACGTGGACGTTCGAGCCCGTCGACGCGACCGTGTTCCCCGCTGTGGACCTGGCCCGCCAGGCCGGCAAGGCCGGCGGCTGCATGACCGCGGTCTACAACGCCGCCAACGAGGTGGCGGCCGAGGCGTTCCTGGGCGGTGCGCTGAGGTTTCCGGAGATCGTCCGCACCGTCGAACGCGTTCTCGCGGCCGGCGGCGAATGGGCGGCCCCGCCCGCTACGGTGGACGACGTACTGGCGGCCGACGGGTGGGCCCGCGCCCGCGCGCGTGAACTCGTGAAGCAGGAGGGCTAG
- a CDS encoding phosphatidate cytidylyltransferase: MGKADGASAATATPASKAGRNLPAAIAVGGGLGAGLILILLYAPLVLIGVIAVAMAIATWEVTKRLREADISVPLIPLLVGGQAVIWLSWPYGPSGALGAFAGTALVTMVWRLFDRGLKATPRNFLRDTAIAVFVAAWIPLFASFATLMVLQDDGAGRLFCLLIVVVCSDVGGYVAGVFFGKHPMVPAISPKKSWEGFAGSLVFCVIGGVLTVTFILDANPLIGALLGVALVFTATLGDLIESQVKRELGIKDMGTLLPGHGGIMDRLDSLLPSAFVTWLVLTVLV, encoded by the coding sequence GTGGGGAAAGCTGACGGCGCCTCCGCGGCGACCGCCACGCCGGCCTCCAAAGCTGGACGTAACCTGCCTGCCGCGATCGCCGTCGGTGGCGGTCTCGGCGCAGGGTTGATCTTGATCCTGCTGTACGCCCCCCTGGTGTTGATCGGGGTCATCGCCGTCGCGATGGCGATCGCGACGTGGGAGGTCACCAAGCGCCTGCGTGAGGCCGACATCAGCGTCCCGCTGATCCCGCTGCTGGTCGGGGGACAGGCCGTCATCTGGCTCAGCTGGCCGTACGGCCCGTCGGGTGCGCTGGGGGCCTTCGCGGGAACGGCCTTGGTGACGATGGTGTGGCGCCTGTTCGATCGCGGGCTCAAGGCCACTCCGCGCAACTTCCTCCGTGACACCGCGATCGCGGTGTTCGTCGCGGCCTGGATCCCGCTGTTCGCGTCGTTCGCGACGTTGATGGTGCTGCAGGACGACGGAGCCGGCCGGTTGTTCTGCCTGCTGATCGTCGTCGTGTGCTCGGACGTCGGTGGCTATGTGGCCGGCGTCTTCTTCGGCAAGCACCCGATGGTCCCGGCGATCAGCCCCAAGAAGTCGTGGGAGGGCTTCGCCGGTTCGCTCGTGTTCTGCGTGATCGGTGGTGTCCTGACCGTCACGTTCATCCTGGATGCGAATCCGCTCATCGGTGCACTGCTCGGTGTCGCGCTGGTGTTCACCGCGACCCTCGGTGATCTCATCGAGTCCCAGGTCAAGCGTGAGCTGGGGATCAAGGACATGGGCACGCTGCTGCCCGGCCACGGCGGCATCATGGACCGCCTCGATTCGCTCCTGCCCTCGGCGTTCGTCACCTGGCTCGTTCTCACCGTCCTGGTGTGA
- a CDS encoding HpcH/HpaI aldolase/citrate lyase family protein — MTTFSTIRADLARSWLLTAATKPGTFPRPTDVDAMILDLEDAVAPDDKPGARETVVEWLGGGAGENTAWVRVNDATTPFWADDLDALAGLPGLSGVMLAKSESGYQVDATAERLPHGTPILALIESAVGLEAAPEIARAEGTFRLAFGSGDFRRDTGMSDDATAMAYPRSRLVIASRAARLPGGPIDGPTISANDTILQRDCEATVSLGLTGKLCLHPEQAATVNRALSPSAHDIQWAHDVITDLGADGERVRVGSDLPRLARAKKFTHLAEAFGLG, encoded by the coding sequence GTGACGACCTTCTCCACCATCCGAGCCGATCTGGCGCGATCCTGGCTGCTGACGGCCGCCACGAAACCGGGGACCTTCCCGCGCCCCACCGACGTGGACGCGATGATCCTCGACCTGGAGGACGCCGTCGCCCCGGACGACAAGCCCGGAGCACGTGAGACCGTCGTCGAGTGGCTCGGCGGCGGGGCCGGCGAGAACACCGCCTGGGTGCGGGTCAACGACGCGACGACGCCCTTCTGGGCCGACGACCTCGACGCGCTCGCCGGTCTACCGGGGCTGTCGGGCGTGATGCTCGCGAAGAGCGAGAGCGGCTACCAGGTCGACGCCACCGCAGAGCGACTCCCGCACGGCACTCCCATCCTCGCGCTGATCGAATCCGCGGTGGGTCTCGAGGCGGCGCCCGAGATCGCCCGCGCGGAGGGCACGTTCCGCCTGGCGTTCGGCAGCGGCGACTTCCGGCGCGACACCGGCATGAGCGACGACGCCACGGCCATGGCCTACCCGCGGTCGCGGCTCGTGATCGCCAGCCGCGCCGCGCGGCTGCCGGGCGGGCCCATCGACGGACCGACGATCTCCGCGAACGACACCATCCTGCAACGGGATTGCGAGGCCACCGTGTCGCTCGGGCTGACGGGCAAGCTGTGTCTGCACCCGGAGCAGGCCGCGACCGTCAACCGGGCGCTCAGCCCGAGCGCCCACGACATCCAGTGGGCTCACGACGTCATCACCGACCTAGGCGCGGATGGTGAGCGCGTCCGGGTCGGCAGCGACCTCCCCCGGCTGGCGAGGGCGAAGAAGTTCACCCACCTGGCCGAAGCCTTCGGCCTGGGCTGA
- a CDS encoding LapA family protein: MTETPREEGPDPVEEPATPPPPGRHEAAGPQATHEAGRLARTRAASAWTGLVIGIFVAILLLIFILQNLEAVTFQLFAWHFTLPAGISLLLAAIAGALIMALAGGIRIIQIRRVAQRAGAVAENTPPE, encoded by the coding sequence ATGACCGAGACACCGCGGGAAGAAGGCCCCGACCCGGTCGAGGAGCCGGCCACCCCACCCCCGCCCGGCCGGCACGAAGCCGCCGGCCCGCAGGCCACACACGAGGCGGGGCGACTCGCCCGCACGCGTGCCGCGTCGGCCTGGACCGGGTTGGTCATCGGAATCTTCGTCGCGATACTGCTGCTGATCTTCATCCTGCAGAACCTCGAAGCCGTGACGTTCCAGTTGTTCGCGTGGCACTTCACCCTGCCGGCGGGCATCAGCCTGCTGCTCGCGGCGATCGCCGGGGCGCTCATCATGGCGCTCGCGGGCGGGATACGGATCATCCAGATCCGTCGGGTCGCGCAACGCGCCGGCGCCGTGGCCGAGAACACGCCGCCGGAGTAG
- a CDS encoding lipase family protein, whose amino-acid sequence MTTISRWTRRAVAVLGACLAVATAGTASATPVDFYQAPSPLPSGEPGDVLRSEPYVPTLSVPNQAGPWPSGATRIMYRSTDAHGSPVAATATYFDASAPWTGGGPRPLVVLAPGTQGQGDQCAPSKLFTDIVHYNPPLDFAIEYEISQTYALLDRGMDVVVADYEGLGTTGVHSYTDRRAQAHAVLDAARAVKSLPDIRIGDDSPIGLWGYSQGGGAVAAASEMQASYAPELNVRGTFAGGPPADLRSVAGAIDGGLATGLLGYAVNSIYAGYPETRAEIDGALSPAGRQVLDDIANQCVPETIARYGLHRTSEWTRDGRSVAELIDALPTVRAVVDEQRIGRSAPRSPVLIVQGRNDDLIPHAQAERLAADWCALGATVDFSTEEIPPIAPGFIVGHGLPMATGMPRALDWMTDRFAGAAAPSTCAP is encoded by the coding sequence ATGACGACGATCTCGCGCTGGACTCGTCGGGCGGTGGCGGTGTTGGGCGCCTGCCTGGCCGTCGCAACTGCGGGGACCGCATCGGCCACGCCGGTCGACTTCTACCAGGCCCCGTCGCCGCTGCCGTCGGGTGAACCCGGCGACGTGCTGCGGTCCGAGCCGTACGTGCCGACGCTGTCCGTTCCGAACCAGGCGGGACCGTGGCCGTCGGGGGCGACGCGGATCATGTACCGCAGCACGGACGCTCACGGATCTCCGGTGGCCGCGACCGCGACGTACTTCGACGCGAGCGCGCCGTGGACGGGCGGTGGCCCCCGCCCGCTCGTGGTCCTCGCGCCGGGCACCCAGGGGCAGGGCGACCAGTGCGCGCCGTCGAAGTTGTTCACCGACATCGTTCACTACAACCCGCCGCTCGACTTCGCGATCGAGTACGAGATCAGTCAGACATATGCATTACTCGACCGCGGAATGGACGTCGTCGTCGCCGACTACGAGGGTCTGGGCACCACCGGCGTCCACAGCTACACCGACCGCCGTGCACAGGCGCACGCGGTGCTCGACGCGGCGCGTGCGGTGAAGTCGTTGCCCGACATCCGGATCGGCGACGATAGCCCGATCGGGTTGTGGGGCTACTCGCAGGGCGGTGGCGCGGTGGCCGCGGCGTCCGAGATGCAGGCGTCGTACGCGCCGGAATTGAACGTCCGCGGAACCTTTGCGGGCGGGCCGCCGGCGGACCTACGGTCCGTCGCCGGGGCGATCGACGGGGGTCTGGCGACCGGGCTGCTCGGCTACGCGGTCAACAGCATCTATGCCGGGTACCCGGAGACCCGCGCGGAGATCGACGGCGCGCTGAGCCCGGCCGGGCGCCAGGTGCTCGACGACATCGCCAACCAGTGTGTGCCGGAGACGATCGCCCGCTACGGCCTGCACCGCACGTCCGAGTGGACGCGTGACGGCCGGTCCGTCGCGGAGCTGATCGACGCCCTGCCCACGGTGCGTGCAGTCGTCGACGAGCAGCGCATCGGGCGGTCGGCGCCCCGCAGTCCGGTGCTGATCGTGCAGGGGCGCAACGACGACCTGATTCCGCATGCGCAGGCCGAGCGGCTCGCCGCGGACTGGTGTGCCCTCGGCGCGACGGTCGACTTCAGCACCGAGGAGATTCCGCCGATCGCACCGGGATTCATCGTCGGTCACGGCCTGCCGATGGCGACCGGGATGCCGCGGGCGCTCGATTGGATGACCGATCGGTTCGCGGGCGCGGCGGCGCCGTCGACCTGCGCCCCCTGA
- a CDS encoding class I SAM-dependent methyltransferase translates to MSRFRGVGRARGPIPSPNIWHWPHIYEVENRAQDVDGVVFRALAEVADWHGRDVLDVGCGAGFHLPVFAEAARSVVGVEPHPPLVAAARERVAGRASVTVLEGSAESVPLPDASVDVVHARTAYFFGPGCGPGILEAMRVLRPGGVLAIVDLDATVAPYGQWMRADLPRYDPAAVESFFAAQGFAMRRIRTRWEFEDREALRAVLGIEFTARTAARAFVETPGLGLEVGYRIHTRSAPTGLIV, encoded by the coding sequence GTGAGCCGATTCCGCGGAGTTGGACGGGCTCGGGGACCGATCCCGAGCCCGAACATCTGGCACTGGCCGCACATCTACGAGGTGGAGAACCGGGCGCAGGACGTCGACGGTGTCGTGTTCCGCGCCCTCGCTGAAGTCGCCGACTGGCACGGTCGCGACGTCCTGGACGTCGGGTGCGGGGCCGGGTTCCATCTGCCGGTGTTCGCCGAGGCCGCACGGTCGGTCGTCGGGGTCGAACCGCATCCGCCGCTCGTCGCCGCGGCCCGCGAACGCGTCGCCGGGCGGGCGTCGGTCACCGTCCTGGAGGGTTCGGCCGAGTCTGTGCCGCTCCCGGACGCCAGCGTCGACGTCGTGCACGCGCGCACCGCGTACTTCTTCGGACCGGGGTGTGGGCCGGGCATTCTCGAGGCGATGCGGGTTCTCCGCCCCGGGGGAGTGCTCGCGATTGTCGATCTCGATGCCACGGTCGCGCCGTACGGGCAGTGGATGCGCGCGGATCTGCCGCGCTACGACCCGGCCGCGGTGGAATCGTTCTTCGCGGCGCAGGGCTTCGCGATGCGCCGGATCCGTACTCGGTGGGAGTTCGAGGACCGCGAGGCGCTGCGGGCGGTGCTCGGTATCGAGTTCACCGCGCGCACCGCGGCGCGCGCGTTCGTCGAGACCCCGGGTCTGGGGCTGGAGGTGGGGTACCGGATCCACACCAGGTCCGCGCCGACTGGACTCATCGTCTGA